The following are encoded in a window of Peromyscus maniculatus bairdii isolate BWxNUB_F1_BW_parent chromosome X, HU_Pman_BW_mat_3.1, whole genome shotgun sequence genomic DNA:
- the LOC102929119 gene encoding claudin-34-like, whose protein sequence is MLLLSRSANCQVGGFALASIAWILCSISTSLPQWRVWYLNETVFSEPTIAFVGIWRVCIYHQNFKPGNARGCHEYTYHDDFVPLDIRIIQHLLLGANILGLIGTVATIFALRNVYTGNIQKNVAYNPFVISAILNIIVSIFVLLAVICNYFSVIHKAAIAFPQSFRMPLQPPNQRIGIANVVASLAALMFLGSGIIFLSYISLVENQVYPEV, encoded by the coding sequence ATGTTGTTGCTCAGCAGAAGTGCCAACTGCCAAGTTGGAGGATTTGCTTTGGCCTCCATAGCATGGATCCTTTGCAGCATCTCCACAAGCCTCCCACAGTGGCGAGTCTGGTATTTGAATGAAACCGTGTTCTCTGAGCCTACCATAGCCTTTGTAGGAATATGGAGAGTCTGCATTTACCACCAAAACTTCAAGCCTGGCAATGCCAGAGGGTGTCATGAATACACCTACCATGACGACTTTGTTCCTTTGGATATTCGTATCATTCAACACTTGTTACTGGGCGCCAACATTCTCGGGTTAATTGGGACAGTGGCCACCATTTTTGCTCTTCGAAATGTGTACACAGGGAACATACAGAAGAATGTCGCCTACAATCCATTCGTCATTTCAGCCATTCTCAACATCATTGTCAGTATCTTTGTCCTCCTTGCTGTCATATGCAATTACTTCTCTGTCATTCACAAAGCAGCAATTGCCTTCCCACAATCTTTCCGTATGCCTTTACAGCCACCTAATCAGAGAATTGGAATTGCTAATGTAGTGGCAAGTCTAGCTGCCCTCATGTTTTTAGGCAGtggcattatttttctttcatacatCTCTCTTGTGGAAAACCAAGTGTATCCTGAGGTTTGA